The proteins below are encoded in one region of Micromonospora pisi:
- a CDS encoding SDR family oxidoreductase gives MTLLNGKTALVTGGSRGIGRAIATRLAADGALVAVHYGTNEAAANDTVTAITGAGGRAFAVRAELGVPGDAQALWSAFDAGLTESGAEPGVDIVVNNAGIASSNDLARTTEAEFDKIVAVNVKAPFFILQQALNQLRNNGRVINISSGVTRIAAPAIITYSLTKGAIHTLTFTLAKQLGERGITVNSVVPGIVDVDSNAVWLRENPEQLAFWGSFSAFNRVGQPADIADVVAFLASDEARWVTGQHLDATGGAHL, from the coding sequence ATGACACTGCTCAACGGCAAGACCGCTCTGGTCACGGGCGGCAGCCGAGGCATCGGTCGGGCAATCGCCACACGACTCGCGGCGGACGGCGCCCTCGTCGCCGTCCACTACGGCACCAACGAGGCGGCCGCGAACGACACCGTCACCGCCATCACCGGAGCCGGCGGCCGCGCGTTCGCGGTCCGCGCTGAACTGGGCGTACCCGGCGACGCACAGGCGCTGTGGTCCGCCTTCGACGCCGGCCTCACCGAATCCGGCGCCGAACCGGGCGTCGACATTGTGGTCAACAACGCCGGCATCGCGAGCTCCAACGACCTGGCCCGCACGACCGAGGCCGAATTCGACAAGATCGTCGCCGTGAACGTGAAAGCCCCGTTCTTCATCCTTCAGCAGGCCCTGAACCAGTTGCGGAACAACGGCCGGGTCATCAACATCTCCTCCGGCGTCACCCGCATCGCCGCACCCGCGATCATCACTTACTCGCTGACCAAAGGCGCCATCCACACTCTCACCTTCACCCTCGCCAAGCAGCTCGGCGAACGCGGTATCACGGTCAACTCGGTGGTCCCTGGCATCGTCGACGTGGACAGCAACGCCGTCTGGCTGCGGGAGAACCCTGAACAACTCGCTTTCTGGGGCTCCTTCTCCGCGTTCAACCGGGTCGGCCAACCCGCCGACATCGCCGACGTGGTGGCCTTCCTCGCTTCCGACGAGGCCCGCTGGGTCACCGGCCAGCATCTCGACGCCACCGGCGGCGCACACCTGTGA
- a CDS encoding TetR/AcrR family transcriptional regulator has protein sequence MTEAHSVKRQARGRQRIADILDAALALFAQNGYEGTSTNAIAARAGISPGSLYQFFPNKEAIAEALSARLLEQMRAAHSSAFDLAQVTDLTLHELIDRMVDPLIAFNLANPGAKALMANTDLPARLQGAARPLQQAVVDRVAAIIGARSPRLPAAERNLAAMVAVRIVVAMMPPIVTAQGAERNALIAELKKALHGYVLPIEAH, from the coding sequence GTGACTGAGGCGCATTCGGTCAAGCGGCAGGCGCGGGGGCGGCAGCGGATCGCCGACATCCTCGACGCGGCGCTCGCCCTGTTTGCACAGAACGGGTACGAGGGGACGAGTACCAACGCCATCGCCGCCCGTGCCGGCATCTCGCCCGGTTCGCTGTATCAGTTCTTCCCGAACAAGGAGGCGATCGCGGAGGCGCTCTCCGCCCGGCTGCTAGAGCAGATGCGGGCCGCGCACTCCTCGGCGTTCGACCTGGCGCAGGTCACCGACCTGACGTTGCACGAGCTGATCGATCGGATGGTGGACCCGCTCATCGCGTTCAACCTGGCAAACCCGGGCGCGAAGGCACTGATGGCGAACACCGACCTGCCGGCCCGTTTGCAAGGGGCGGCGCGTCCGCTGCAACAGGCGGTGGTCGACAGGGTAGCGGCTATCATCGGAGCCCGTTCCCCCCGGCTGCCCGCCGCCGAACGGAACCTCGCCGCCATGGTGGCGGTGCGCATCGTCGTGGCCATGATGCCGCCCATCGTGACGGCACAGGGAGCCGAGCGGAACGCCCTGATCGCCGAGCTGAAGAAGGCGCTGCACGGCTACGTCCTCCCGATCGAGGCCCACTGA
- a CDS encoding TetR/AcrR family transcriptional regulator — protein sequence MTALHEFWQRGFEPVSVAELTAAMGITPPSLYAAFGDKKTLFREVVERYQQTHGAFFATALAAEESVRDGVARALRAAAVEYTRPEHPPGCLVISAAVNCTAASADITELLRAQRTANITALRKRIEADVADGRLPAGTDAGRLAVLVGVILQGMSQHARDGAGTDELLAVAEAAMLAWPAKIDA from the coding sequence TTGACGGCGCTGCACGAGTTCTGGCAACGCGGCTTCGAGCCGGTGTCGGTGGCCGAACTCACCGCGGCCATGGGCATCACGCCACCCAGCCTCTACGCGGCGTTCGGCGACAAGAAGACTCTGTTCCGCGAGGTGGTCGAGCGCTATCAGCAGACTCACGGCGCGTTCTTCGCGACGGCACTCGCGGCGGAGGAGTCCGTGCGCGACGGTGTCGCCCGCGCGCTACGCGCCGCTGCGGTGGAGTACACCCGGCCCGAGCATCCACCTGGTTGCCTCGTCATCAGCGCGGCCGTCAACTGCACCGCAGCATCGGCTGACATCACCGAACTGCTGCGCGCCCAACGGACCGCCAACATCACCGCGCTGCGAAAGCGGATCGAGGCCGATGTCGCCGACGGCCGGCTGCCCGCCGGCACCGACGCCGGCCGTCTGGCCGTCCTCGTCGGCGTCATCCTGCAAGGCATGTCCCAGCACGCGCGCGACGGCGCCGGCACGGATGAGCTTCTCGCCGTTGCCGAAGCCGCTATGCTCGCCTGGCCCGCGAAGATCGACGCGTAA